The following proteins are encoded in a genomic region of Odontesthes bonariensis isolate fOdoBon6 chromosome 19, fOdoBon6.hap1, whole genome shotgun sequence:
- the cysltr3 gene encoding cysteinyl leukotriene receptor 1, whose product MNELLKTTAVNTSSNTTVNGSTFHCSHRDDDFKYRAYTFTYLLVFPVAFLCNVGALLIFFCSRRRSASCVVMINLAISDGSFSLTLPLRLAYYIGGGEWYFPDWLCRLCVYGFYVNLYSSILLLTLLSLLRWMAVVQPLRHRTLATPTRTLLVCLGIWVFVGVASAPFLAHGVKLRGGVLRCFEPSTTSSWYRVLVLNYVGLVLGFLLPFFTIIACYSSIIRRLTASSGPLGGHQTSSCTRSRRRSVHLVTMVTATFLLSFLPYHVIRSVHLHAVCGRWSCGLTHTLQRAVSVTLCMAASNSVVNPLLYYYCTRTFRDRARDAQSTLSSRGGSIRGSVMRRRNTT is encoded by the exons ATGAATG AGCTCCTGAAAACAACTGCCGTCAATACCAGCAGCAACACGACAGTGAATGGGTCCACGTTCCATTGTTCCCATCGCGACGATGATTTCAAGTACCGCGCCTACACCTTCACCTACCTGCTGGTGTTCCCTGTGGCGTTCCTCTGCAACGTGGGAGCTCTGCTGATCTTCTTCTGCAGCCGCAG AAGGTCCGCCTCCTGCGTGGTCATGATAAACCTCGCCATATCAGACGGCAGCTTCTCCCTCACACTCCCACTGAGGCTGGCTTATTACATTGGGGGGGGGGAGTGGTACTTCCCTGATTGGCTGTGCCGGCTGTGTGTCTACGGCTTCTATGTCAACCTGTACAGCAg catcctcctcctcaccctcCTGAGTCTGCTCCGCTGGATGGCCGTGGTGCAGCCCCTCCGCCATCGcactctggccacgcccactcgAACCTTATTGGTCTGTTTGGGTATCTGGGTGtttgtgggcgtggcctcggcTCCCTTCCTCGCCCATGGGGTGAAGTTAAG GGGGGGGGTCCTTCGCTGCTTCGAGCCCTCCACCACGTCCTCGTGGTATCGCGTCCTCGTACTGAACTACGTGGGTCTGGTGCTGGGCTTCCTCCTGCCGTTCTTCACCATCATCGCGTGCTACAGCAGCATCATCCGCCGCCTGACGGCGTCCTCCGGGCCGCTCGGCGGCCACCAGACCAGCAGCTGCACCCGCAGCAGGAGGCGCTCCGTGCACCTGGTTACCATGGTGACGGCCACCTTCCTGCTCAGCTTCCTGCCCTACCACGTGATCCGGTCGGTGCACCTGCACGCCGTGTGCGGCCGGTGGAGCTGCGGCCTCACGCACACGCTGCAGCGCGCCGTGTCGGTGACGCTGTGTATGGCGGCGTCCAACAGCGTGGTCAACCCGCTGCTGTACTACTACTGCACCAGGACCTTCAGGGACCGGGCCAGGGACGCACAGTCCACCCTGTCCAGCAGGGGGGGGTCCATCAGGGGCAGCGTCATGAGGAGGAGGAACACCACCTGA